From the genome of Thermodesulfobacteriota bacterium, one region includes:
- a CDS encoding chemotaxis response regulator CheY yields MPADKNMRILVVDDFNTMRRIVKNILKQLGFENVGEAENGQEALEVLKKEKFDFVITDWNMPVMTGLDLLKAIKADAALKDIPVMMVTAEAQQQNIVEAVKTGASNYIVKPFTAEVLEEKISKIFK; encoded by the coding sequence ATGCCGGCAGATAAGAACATGAGAATATTGGTGGTTGATGACTTTAACACCATGCGCCGTATAGTAAAAAACATTCTGAAACAACTGGGATTCGAAAATGTAGGCGAGGCCGAAAACGGTCAGGAGGCGCTTGAGGTCTTGAAAAAAGAAAAATTTGACTTCGTCATAACCGACTGGAATATGCCGGTTATGACCGGCCTTGATCTGCTTAAGGCCATCAAGGCAGATGCCGCACTAAAAGATATCCCCGTAATGATGGTCACTGCCGAGGCACAGCAACAGAATATCGTGGAGGCGGTTAAGACCGGGGCTAGTAACTATATTGTCAAGCCATTTACGGCCGAGGTTCTGGAAGAAAAGATAAGCAAGATATTCAAGTAA
- a CDS encoding chemotaxis protein CheA, with protein sequence MDNEPKTLQEILDDIALKAIMLTPGNLVELGELLSKIEEVMAYEDTTLPAALKKIGGGLKLIIEKIILGEISDTDVVYEKISQAISMLQDICREKDQEQAGVSLKNFNGLLKELNLADTEGQTAGQDDITMEEEATPEVSVTKSKPVIDITQDKELLAGFISESMEHLEQIEVDILSLEQSPEDKDCINTIFRPFHTIKGVSGFLNLQDINKLAHETENILDKARNGELSISSEIIDLILDACDVLKRMIMDIKTALETGTLEQKDYDLDSFISRIRAAQEGEVGEEATRPEPKLVGEILVEKGVADTEAIDNALEKQRDSGEKIGEIIIREAAVKPKEVAHALREQKAMTSIASAGNANSAVKVDIGKLDNLVDMVGELVITQSLIWQNSHVQTIRDQKLMRDFSQLSRITTELQKTAMSLRMVPIKQTLQKMIRLVRDLAKKSEKQADLQMSGEDTEIDRNMVDAIYDPLVHMIRNSIDHGIEMPDERATKGKPATGTIWLRAYQKGGNIVIEIEDDGQGLNREKILKKAKEKGLIKNTEGLSTFEIDNLIFQAGFSTADKITDVSGRGVGMDVVKKAIEKLRGKVEINSRPGQGSTFTIKVPLTLAIIDGIIVKVGVERYIVPTVVIKETIRPRQEEYSTVHGKGEMIKVRGNLIPLVRLYKMFDIDAEHKDPCESLVVVVENEGRQKCLLVDDLLGKQEVVIKSLGDHMKNVRGLAGGTILGDGKVGLILDINGIFSVAEEQNLGMLH encoded by the coding sequence GAGATATTAGACGATATTGCGCTTAAGGCTATAATGCTGACCCCGGGAAATCTGGTTGAGTTAGGGGAGCTCCTCTCCAAGATTGAAGAGGTTATGGCCTATGAGGATACAACCCTCCCGGCGGCTCTAAAGAAGATAGGCGGGGGACTCAAACTTATTATAGAAAAGATCATATTGGGCGAGATATCCGACACGGACGTAGTCTATGAAAAAATAAGCCAGGCCATCTCTATGTTACAGGATATTTGCAGAGAAAAAGACCAGGAGCAGGCCGGCGTTTCTCTTAAAAACTTTAATGGACTGCTTAAAGAATTAAATCTTGCGGATACGGAAGGGCAAACAGCGGGACAAGATGACATAACAATGGAAGAGGAGGCAACACCTGAGGTTTCTGTGACCAAAAGCAAGCCGGTTATAGACATTACTCAGGATAAAGAATTGCTTGCCGGATTTATTAGCGAGAGCATGGAACATCTTGAACAGATTGAGGTGGACATCCTCTCCCTTGAACAGTCTCCTGAGGATAAGGACTGCATAAACACTATTTTTAGACCATTCCATACTATAAAAGGTGTCTCAGGCTTTTTGAATCTACAGGATATTAACAAGTTAGCACATGAAACGGAAAATATCCTGGATAAAGCCCGAAACGGCGAACTTTCGATCTCCTCAGAAATTATTGACCTTATCCTGGACGCCTGTGATGTCCTGAAGAGGATGATAATGGACATAAAAACGGCCCTGGAGACAGGTACATTAGAGCAAAAGGATTACGACCTGGACAGTTTTATCAGCCGGATAAGGGCCGCGCAGGAAGGGGAGGTAGGAGAAGAGGCCACCCGGCCGGAGCCTAAATTAGTAGGGGAGATACTGGTCGAAAAGGGTGTGGCCGATACAGAGGCCATAGATAACGCCCTGGAAAAACAGCGAGATTCCGGTGAAAAAATCGGGGAGATTATCATCAGAGAGGCCGCTGTTAAACCCAAAGAGGTCGCCCATGCCCTGCGTGAACAAAAAGCTATGACCTCCATTGCTTCTGCCGGGAATGCCAATAGCGCCGTCAAGGTGGACATCGGCAAGCTCGATAACCTGGTAGATATGGTCGGTGAGCTGGTCATCACCCAGTCCCTTATCTGGCAGAATTCCCACGTCCAGACCATACGGGATCAGAAACTTATGCGTGATTTCTCCCAGCTAAGCCGTATTACTACCGAGCTACAGAAGACAGCCATGTCTTTGCGAATGGTGCCCATAAAACAGACCCTTCAGAAGATGATCCGGTTGGTACGGGATCTGGCCAAAAAATCTGAAAAACAGGCTGATCTTCAGATGAGCGGTGAGGATACAGAGATCGACCGCAATATGGTGGACGCCATTTACGATCCCCTGGTGCATATGATACGTAACTCTATAGACCATGGCATTGAGATGCCGGATGAAAGAGCAACTAAAGGCAAGCCGGCCACCGGCACTATCTGGTTAAGGGCTTATCAAAAAGGCGGTAACATTGTGATTGAGATCGAGGATGACGGACAGGGCCTGAACCGCGAGAAGATATTAAAAAAGGCCAAGGAAAAGGGATTGATTAAAAACACCGAGGGTCTCTCCACATTTGAAATTGATAATCTTATATTCCAGGCCGGATTTTCTACGGCCGATAAGATAACCGATGTCTCCGGCCGGGGCGTAGGGATGGATGTAGTAAAGAAAGCCATAGAGAAGTTGCGCGGCAAGGTGGAGATAAATTCGCGTCCCGGACAAGGTTCTACATTCACCATTAAGGTTCCGCTTACCCTGGCTATTATCGACGGCATCATAGTAAAGGTAGGGGTGGAACGTTATATAGTGCCAACAGTGGTCATTAAAGAGACTATAAGGCCGCGGCAGGAAGAATATAGCACTGTCCATGGCAAGGGCGAGATGATTAAGGTCAGGGGAAATCTTATCCCGTTAGTAAGATTATATAAGATGTTTGATATTGATGCCGAACATAAAGACCCTTGCGAGTCTCTGGTAGTGGTGGTTGAAAACGAAGGACGGCAGAAATGCCTGCTGGTTGATGACCTACTTGGCAAACAAGAAGTGGTCATCAAGAGTCTCGGAGACCACATGAAAAATGTCAGAGGACTGGCTGGAGGGACTATTTTAGGAGACGGGAAAGTAGGGCTGATTTTAGACATAAACGGCATATTTAGTGTGGCTGAAGAACAAAATTTAGGGATGCTGCATTAA